Below is a window of Allomuricauda ruestringensis DSM 13258 DNA.
AAAAAGTTTCACCCTCCACTCCTCTTTCGTAGGTTCTTACATCAAAAGCGTTGTCCTGCTTTTGTTCCACGAAATTGATATTGCTTCCGGACTCACCATATATTCCATAGCGGAGTTTTTTGCCTTCTTTTTGCACATCAAATTTCTTCAGCTCCTTCACTAGCTGTACATGGTGGGGAGAACCTGTATCCAAAAAACTATGGTTTTGTTTTTCGTGGATTTTATCTACATCGATCATCTTTAAGTTGACAATATCTCCTTCAACCGTGGCATGGTGCAAACCATCAACCGCATTAAAAGTGGTCTCTTTTTCTATAACACCCAAATAATGGGCAAAAGCCACCAAGCAACGTCCTCCGTTTCCGCACATACTACTTTCCGCTCCATCGGCATTGAAGTAGACCATCTTAAAATCCGACAAATTGTCATTTTCAAGAAGTATCAACCCATCCGCTCCTATGCCAAATCTTCGGTCGCAAAGCTCC
It encodes the following:
- the dapF gene encoding diaminopimelate epimerase, with translation MELQFFKYQGTGNDFVIIDNRQDVFPKNNTKLVAELCDRRFGIGADGLILLENDNLSDFKMVYFNADGAESSMCGNGGRCLVAFAHYLGVIEKETTFNAVDGLHHATVEGDIVNLKMIDVDKIHEKQNHSFLDTGSPHHVQLVKELKKFDVQKEGKKLRYGIYGESGSNINFVEQKQDNAFDVRTYERGVEGETFSCGTGVTAVALAMHQSGKTAANEVHIHTIGGDLTISFEKKGGKYSNIFLKGPATQVFKGTIACSI